In a single window of the Elaeis guineensis isolate ETL-2024a chromosome 4, EG11, whole genome shotgun sequence genome:
- the LOC105042708 gene encoding small heat shock protein, chloroplastic — protein MASATAWTITNLVPSAASSSLFSRRNLRPHRLMVSFPIKHPRSSIVASAAPENKDSSSIDVQVDQKANEKGTAVERRPRRSTLDIAPFGLVDPLSPMRTMRQMLDTMDRIFEDAMSFPGSGRTSVGEIRAPWAIMEDENEVKIRFDMPGLSKEEVKVSVEDDVLVIKGEHKKEEEGSKEEDSWWRGRSMSSYDTRMLLPDNCEKDKLKAELKNGVLLVTIPKTKAERKVIDVEVQ, from the exons ATGGCTTCTGCCACCGCCTGGACCATCACAAATCTGGTTCCCTCTGCTGCCTCCTCGTCCTTGTTTTCCAGGCGAAACTTGAGACCCCATAGACTCATGGTATCGTTCCCAATCAAGCACCCCCGTTCCTCCATCGTCGCCTCCGCAGCACCCGAAAACAAGGATAGCTCCTCCATCGACGTGCAGGTCGACCAGAAGGCAAACGAGAAAGGCACCGCCGTCGAGCGGCGGCCTCGCCGCTCCACCCTCGACATCGCTCCTTTCG GGCTGGTGGATCCTCTGTCGCCGATGAGGACCATGAGGCAGATGCTGGACACGATGGACCGGATCTTCGAGGACGCGATGTCGTTCCCGGGGTCGGGCCGGACGTCGGTGGGGGAGATAAGGGCGCCGTGGGCCATAATGGAGGACGAGAACGAGGTGAAGATTAGGTTCGACATGCCGgggctgtcgaaggaggaggtgAAGGTGTCTGTGGAGGATGACGTACTGGTGATCAAAGGAGAGCacaagaaggaggaggagggaaGTAAAGAAGAGGATTCCTGGTGGAGAGGAAGGAGCATGAGCTCGTACGATACCCGGATGCTGCTGCCGGACAACTGCGAGAAGGACAAACTGAAGGCTGAGCTGAAGAACGGGGTGCTGCTGGTTACCATTCCCAAGACGAAGGCCGAGCGCAAGGTCATTGATGTTGAGGTCCAGTGA
- the LOC105042707 gene encoding small heat shock protein, chloroplastic, whose amino-acid sequence MAAATACAVTNLIPSTPSSSLFSRQNLRPHRLMVSFPIKHPRSSILASATPENKDGSSIEVHVGQNPNKQGAAVERRPRRSTLDISPFGLTDPLSPMRTMRQMLDTMDRIFDDAMSFPGSGRTSVGEIRTPWDIMENENEVKLRFDMPGLSKEEVKVSVEDDMLVIKGEHKKEEAGSKGEDSWWRGRSMSTYNTRVLLPENCDRDKVKAELKNGVLLVTIPKTKVERKVIDVLIQ is encoded by the exons ATGGCTGCTGCCACCGCGTGCGCCGTCACAAATCTGATTCCCTCCACTCCCTCCTCCTCCCTGTTTTCCAGGCAAAACTTGAGACCCCATAGGCTCATGGTATCGTTCCCAATCAAGCACCCCCGTTCCTCCATCCTCGCTTCCGCCACACCTGAAAACAAGGATGGCTCCTCCATCGAGGTGCACGTCGGCCAGAACCCCAACAAGCAAGGCGCCGCCGTCGAGCGGCGGCCTCGCCGCTCCACTCTCGACATCTCTCCTTTCG GGCTGACGGATCCGCTGTCGCCGATGAGGACGATGAGGCAGATGCTGGACACGATGGACCGGATCTTCGACGACGCGATGTCGTTCCCGGGGTCGGGCCGGACGTCGGTGGGGGAGATAAGGACGCCGTGGGACATAATGGAGAACGAGAATGAGGTGAAGTTGAGGTTCGACATGCCGgggctgtcgaaggaggaggtgAAGGTGTCTGTGgaggatgacatgctggtgatcAAAGGAGAACACAAGAAGGAGGAGGCGGGAAGCAAAGGAGAAGATTCCTGGTGGAGAGGAAGGAGCATGAGCACGTACAACACCCGGGTGCTGCTACCGGAGAACTGCGACAGGGACAAGGTGAAGGCTGAGCTGAAGAACGGGGTGCTGCTGGTTACCATCCCCAAGACCAAGGTCGAGCGCAAGGTCATTGACGTTCTGATCCAGTGA